A segment of the Excalfactoria chinensis isolate bCotChi1 chromosome Z, bCotChi1.hap2, whole genome shotgun sequence genome:
TCCTGCGAGGTTTCTGGCACGTGTGTGGatgtgcagcagcacaaaggccTCCAAGAAGAGGAGCAGGAAGGCAAGACTGAGCCGCTCAGTGTGCAGGAGCATCAAGAGGAAGCCCAGGAGGGTGAGTGCTATGACCAGGGCTGCTGAGTACACACTCCCTAGCCCATAGGCTGCAACTGTGGCCCTGCAGCTGCGCCGTTCCAGGCGACTCTTCTCAGACTCCTGCATCCTCTTGTAGATTTGAGGGATGACCTGGAGCAAGTCAACTTTGGAGCTGGGAATCCCCTGGTAGGGAGTGACAATGGATCCCGCAGACTCCCGTGAGTCCTTTGCAAACACTGTCATGGGAtggcacagcaggagcagcaacCCAATAAACACTAACCCGTACACAGCCCATGGAAAGGCAATGACTGCCAACtgcaccagctcctgcagcttgCCCAGAGAGTCCTCAGCACTGGACGCAACAGCCCAGTAGCAGGCAATGCAAAGGACCACCAGTGGGAAACCCCAGCGCACAAAGAGCACAAGGGGGTCTGAGCTGTTCAGATTGCCGTAGTGTCGCAGCCAGCTCCGCACTGCATACACCAGCCCAGCCAGCAAGGCCACACATAAGAGGTAGAAGAGGTTCTTGGCCCGTGTGTTTCTCAGGCTGGCAAGaggtggaaggaaaacagagggCCGGCACTGAGGGATTTCTTCACGGCACTGGTGGAAAAAACCAGAGAGTCGCACACAAACCAGAAGCACAGCCACAAGGCACAGCAGGTGCCAGCTCTCTTTTCGGTAAGAGGAAAAGCCAAGAGGCTGCTGTTTGGAACCTTCTGGTACAGCCAAGCGGCCATCCCAGTGGAGCTTCCCTAtcagcagcatcaccagtgaGGCCAACAGGAACGGGGCAACTTGGGCCTCAGCTATCACAAAGCTATCAGAGAACATAGCTCCGCAGCGGAAAAGAAGAATGCCCATGGGGAATGCCAGCCCCAGCCACACTCGCAGCCTCTGCCTCAGACCAGTGCTGGCTAAGGGTGGCTGGGTGCCCAACAAACGGGCTCGCTTGGGATGCCAGCCCCACCAGTGCCAGAAAAAGcccagcagagatgctgcagctgcCCAAGACAATAGCAGAAGGAGATCCAGCTCCTCCTGGGTGAGCACACAGGCTAGCCCACACAGAACAGCTGTCACCAGTCCCCAGAGAAGGGGGTACAGGAGGCAGCTGCGATAGAAAGAGTCAGACATTGTGGCCAGCTCTGAGGCCACATAGCAGAGCAAGCAGGAAGCAGCAATGAGGGTGCAGCCCCCCACCATACGCAGAGGATGAAAGCGGGCCCAGGACTGGGTGCACACAGCCCGTGCCTGCCGCAGATAAAGCTGGAAGCGACTGATGAGGCTTCTGAGCTTGGACTCCAATTCCGGAGACACCAGCATTGTCCTCTGCACCTGGGCCAAGAGCTGAACGTGCTCCTCTACAGCGCTGGAGAAGAGCTCCTgcaggtgctggagctgctctgctggcaggtcCTGAGCAACCAGTGAGTAGGAGTGCAGGAAGCGGTCCACCTGCAACAGGAGAGAGGACACAGAATCAGAAAGCAGTGTTGGGAAGGGGACTCGCTACCACCTTCCTCACATAACCCTTTTGGAGTGTAAGCAGTCTCAAACTGCCAGCCCCTGCAATGACAGCCACGTCTTAAGGTGCATCATATGGGACTTGTCACTCAGATGCAGGACATGACTGGCAGAAAACTCAATCCTTCTGCCAAAGCACTGTCCCTCTGAAGTAATATATCTATCCTGACAACTGTGCTGACACCTTTCAGCCACCCAGTTCTCCACCTGCTAACACTACACATCATTACAAGTTCATACATAGAGTCTTTGGTAACCACAAGGTAAATGTCCCCCAGAATTTCAAGTCATCAGCAGCTATTACTCCGAACCACTGCCAACTTTCATCTTGTGTTGTTAATTCTTTTTCCATGACACCAGACATCAAATTAAACAGCTTGCAGTGGATCAAATCAAACTGTTCACTCTTTTTGACAGATACATTAAGCCACCGTACTAAGGAGGGttccttctgccttttcctttaaGTCCACAGGAACAGAGCCAGCTACGACCCCAGAGTTGCCACAAATGTCTTAAGAGAGCATTAACAAGTCAGGGCACCTGTAAGAACATTCAGCTGCTCAACAGTGCAGATCAGCTCAATTCCAGAAGTACATGGATAAGTTCACATGGCTTCCAGTCACTTTGAAGCACTGGAAGAACCAGTCTGCTCCTGTCCTTGAATGGTAAATACATGTGCTAGCTCTCTCCCAGGCTTGCATGACCTCCTCAGTATGCCAATGCTTCTTTAAAACCAGTGTGATCGAGCCAGAAACACTCAGACAACTAGCTGCAATGATTTAAGAGACAGCTCTAGGTATGGCTAATTCGCCATACATGATGAATATTCTCAGTGGCTAATGGACGGTAAAGTCTATTACCATCTCTAAATGACAAAGCACACTGCTCCTATATAAATAGGAAGCAGACAATGAACGCTTCTGCCTTCCCATTAGCAATAACATGCTCTCCAACTCTTCACTGATATGCAGTAATGGTGCCCAATCTACATAGCTGTTTCCAGGCATCTGGGTCAAAATAAGGTCCTGCTTTGGTATGCCTTCTTCCTTGAGAACCACAGGACTACATCAGAGCCCTGACTGTGGGCTTGGGGAATTAACGTCAGGCTAGCAGTGTGCTTCTAGCAATGCAGGATCCCTCACAGGCAGCCAGGCTTTTAGGTGAGATACGCACCTTGTAACACATGTGACAAATCTGGTTCTGAAAAGTGCCAGGTGCCTCACACACAGTCTCCACATCTTCCATAGGAGCTCTTGCCCTAGCACATGGCCTGTCCCACTCCCTGGGCTTCCTTTATGGCTGGCACATGGCATAAAATATATGCCATAAAATATATGCTCATTCAAGTTGTCATTTAGTTGTTGAGGTTCTACATTCTCTTGCACTTGGTGTGAACTGCATGTACTCCTCAATCCCTATTAATGAAACTTGTCCCTAGTCATTTTCAGCCTCGAGGAAACAACCTTCCCATCAGCTTCTCCAAGTAAACAAACCCACTTCTAACCACCTGGGACCTTATCATGAAGCAAATAACACCTTCCAGGTCAGTGTTTTTCTACAGTGCAGCGCTCATTACCAGGTACTAAACAGGTGCTTCCCATTAATGTCTGGAATATGATTGTCTTTTACCAAACAAACACTGCAAGCAGGTAACTCACAAAGTTCTCTATGAAGATGACACCATATTGCTGTCTCACCTATACCAAGCAGCAGAGGTGTGGGCCTAAGAAAACTTTACTTCTCTCCTCCAGTTTAGCAGTGAGGCCTGCCATAGACATAGTACAGTGCTACCTTCCCAGCTTCCGAACAACTTGGGAGCTGAAAGCAGCTCCCAAGAAGCCGAATGCAGTGAATTTCCAATACATCCAAGAGCGAAGATCACACAACTAACCCCTGGCACTACCACAGGACTGCCAGCAAGTCTTTCCCTGCCGTACCTGTTTGGCATTGATGTGATAAACCAAGAGCTGCTGCAAGGCTTCAGACACAgcatcaccatccctggagaacAGCTCAGCCATCACTTCCCCTATGTTACTGTAGGGAATGGGCACACCCAGCAGCAGGGCCATAGTGGGCACCAGGTTCACCTGGGGAATGGACTCAGGCTCCTGGAGAGACAAGGGAGGAATCAGACATTTGGAAAGGACACAGCAATGTAGACTTTCATTCAGGAGAAAGGATGATGGTGAGGCATCCCTGTTGAGAGGTGATACTGGGAAAGACAAGGGTTAAAACACAGGGGAAACTAAATCCTGCCAAAGGCAGATGACGGAAGATGCCTGCAGGTCCCTGGATCTGCTCTCACTGTCTAACAGCTCGTCTGACCCTACACAAACATTCCTCACAGTTGGAGGGATCTGAATACTGGCCCAACATGCAGGTCATGGCTCTGTCTCCAAAGCTGACAGCATACATCATTCCTGCAGACCCTTTCAGAAGGTCTGTGGGAAGCTGCCTGCCCTGTCACACATCTGCTACAAACTAAGTAGCAGTTTG
Coding sequences within it:
- the PIGO gene encoding GPI ethanolamine phosphate transferase 3 isoform X1 → MADGTAAGLGMQRWPVLLFLAWVCFLFFSGIGLFMSGFLLTRIELANSSSCSDPLAPPPWDKQNLPPGSCWVPQRFPKIVLVIIDALRFEFALFNPAKVNPLPYENKLTFLHHLATSQPHHARLYRFLADPPTATMQRIKGLTTGSLPTFIDVGSNFATYAIQEDNLLAQLVQNGRRVVFMGDDTWDGLFPKKFFRSYFFPSFNVKDLHTVDNGILQYLYPTVNSGEWDLLIAHFLGVDHCGHKHGPDHPEMAKKLTQMNEMLRSLVDHLGNDTLLLVAGDHGMTETGDHGGDSQREVNAALFVYSKTPLFGTDPPEEPESIPQVNLVPTMALLLGVPIPYSNIGEVMAELFSRDGDAVSEALQQLLVYHINAKQVDRFLHSYSLVAQDLPAEQLQHLQELFSSAVEEHVQLLAQVQRTMLVSPELESKLRSLISRFQLYLRQARAVCTQSWARFHPLRMVGGCTLIAASCLLCYVASELATMSDSFYRSCLLYPLLWGLVTAVLCGLACVLTQEELDLLLLLSWAAAASLLGFFWHWWGWHPKRARLLGTQPPLASTGLRQRLRVWLGLAFPMGILLFRCGAMFSDSFVIAEAQVAPFLLASLVMLLIGKLHWDGRLAVPEGSKQQPLGFSSYRKESWHLLCLVAVLLVCVRLSGFFHQCREEIPQCRPSVFLPPLASLRNTRAKNLFYLLCVALLAGLVYAVRSWLRHYGNLNSSDPLVLFVRWGFPLVVLCIACYWAVASSAEDSLGKLQELVQLAVIAFPWAVYGLVFIGLLLLLCHPMTVFAKDSRESAGSIVTPYQGIPSSKVDLLQVIPQIYKRMQESEKSRLERRSCRATVAAYGLGSVYSAALVIALTLLGFLLMLLHTERLSLAFLLLFLEAFVLLHIHTRARNLAGDTEPFSVPWFAVISWLLAASQFFYSTGHQPIFPAIHWNAAFVGFHLDHSTNLLPAVLVGANTFASHILFAVGCPLLLLWPFVCEMPSSQKKKSKREPQEELQTMDEHMMEMRLRESPEKFSTALLQLGLKYLFVLGAQLLACVCAAVILRRHLMVWKVFAPKFLFESLGFMVSSICLLLGISLVMRVDCAVSTWFSQLQLR
- the PIGO gene encoding GPI ethanolamine phosphate transferase 3 isoform X2 is translated as MQRWPVLLFLAWVCFLFFSGIGLFMSGFLLTRIELANSSSCSDPLAPPPWDKQNLPPGSCWVPQRFPKIVLVIIDALRFEFALFNPAKVNPLPYENKLTFLHHLATSQPHHARLYRFLADPPTATMQRIKGLTTGSLPTFIDVGSNFATYAIQEDNLLAQLVQNGRRVVFMGDDTWDGLFPKKFFRSYFFPSFNVKDLHTVDNGILQYLYPTVNSGEWDLLIAHFLGVDHCGHKHGPDHPEMAKKLTQMNEMLRSLVDHLGNDTLLLVAGDHGMTETGDHGGDSQREVNAALFVYSKTPLFGTDPPEEPESIPQVNLVPTMALLLGVPIPYSNIGEVMAELFSRDGDAVSEALQQLLVYHINAKQVDRFLHSYSLVAQDLPAEQLQHLQELFSSAVEEHVQLLAQVQRTMLVSPELESKLRSLISRFQLYLRQARAVCTQSWARFHPLRMVGGCTLIAASCLLCYVASELATMSDSFYRSCLLYPLLWGLVTAVLCGLACVLTQEELDLLLLLSWAAAASLLGFFWHWWGWHPKRARLLGTQPPLASTGLRQRLRVWLGLAFPMGILLFRCGAMFSDSFVIAEAQVAPFLLASLVMLLIGKLHWDGRLAVPEGSKQQPLGFSSYRKESWHLLCLVAVLLVCVRLSGFFHQCREEIPQCRPSVFLPPLASLRNTRAKNLFYLLCVALLAGLVYAVRSWLRHYGNLNSSDPLVLFVRWGFPLVVLCIACYWAVASSAEDSLGKLQELVQLAVIAFPWAVYGLVFIGLLLLLCHPMTVFAKDSRESAGSIVTPYQGIPSSKVDLLQVIPQIYKRMQESEKSRLERRSCRATVAAYGLGSVYSAALVIALTLLGFLLMLLHTERLSLAFLLLFLEAFVLLHIHTRARNLAGDTEPFSVPWFAVISWLLAASQFFYSTGHQPIFPAIHWNAAFVGFHLDHSTNLLPAVLVGANTFASHILFAVGCPLLLLWPFVCEMPSSQKKKSKREPQEELQTMDEHMMEMRLRESPEKFSTALLQLGLKYLFVLGAQLLACVCAAVILRRHLMVWKVFAPKFLFESLGFMVSSICLLLGISLVMRVDCAVSTWFSQLQLR
- the PIGO gene encoding GPI ethanolamine phosphate transferase 3 isoform X3, translating into MADGTAAGLGMQRWPVLLFLAWVCFLFFSGIGLFMSGFLLTRIELANSSSCSDPLAPPPWDKQNLPPGSCWVPQRFPKIVLVIIDALRFEFALFNPAKVNPLPYENKLTFLHHLATSQPHHARLYRFLADPPTATMQRIKGLTTGSLPTFIDVGSNFATYAIQEDNLLAQLVQNGRRVVFMGDDTWDGLFPKKFFRSYFFPSFNVKDLHTVDNGILQYLYPTVNSGEWDLLIAHFLGVDHCGHKHGPDHPEMAKKLTQMNEMLRSLVDHLGNDTLLLVAGDHGMTETGDHGGDSQREVNAALFVYSKTPLFGTDPPEEPESIPQVNLVPTMALLLGVPIPYSNIGEVMAELFSRDGDAVSEALQQLLVYHINAKQVDRFLHSYSLVAQDLPAEQLQHLQELFSSAVEEHVQLLAQVQRTMLVSPELESKLRSLISRFQLYLRQARAVCTQSWARFHPLRMVGGCTLIAASCLLCYVASELATMSDSFYRSCLLYPLLWGLVTAVLCGLACVLTQEELDLLLLLSWAAAASLLGFFWHWWGWHPKRARLLGTQPPLASTGLRQRLRVWLGLAFPMGILLFRCGAMFSDSFVIAEAQVAPFLLASLVMLLIGKLHWDGRLAVPEGSKQQPLGFSSYRKESWHLLCLVAVLLVCVRLSGFFHQCREEIPQCRPSVFLPPLASLRNTRAKNLFYLLCVALLAGLVYAVRSWLRHYGNLNSSDPLVLFVRWGFPLVVLCIACYWAVASSAEDSLGKLQELVQLAVIAFPWAVYGLVFIGLLLLLCHPMTVFAKDSRESAGSIVTPYQGIPSSKVDLLQVIPQIYKRMQESEKSRLERRSCRATVAAYGLGSVYSAALVIALTLLGFLLMLLHTERLSLAFLLLFLEAFVLLHIHTRARNLAGDTEPFSVPWFAVISWLLAASQFFYSTGHQPIFPAIHWNAAFVGFHLDHSTNLLPAVLVGANTFASHILFAGSWLPSAPALALCV